Proteins from a single region of Acidobacteriota bacterium:
- a CDS encoding thiol peroxidase, translating into MERKGAVTLRGNAMTLVGPEIKVGDKAPNFTLTGNDMKPVTLADTTGKVRIIAVVPSLDTPVCDTETRRFNEEAAKLPGVEILTVSVDLPMAQKRWCGAAGVDKVRTLSDYRDRNFGTAYGVLIQEILLEARTVFVLDKDDTVRYVEYVKEVSEQVNFDAALDAAKKLAS; encoded by the coding sequence ATGGAACGTAAAGGTGCGGTTACGCTGCGTGGCAACGCAATGACTCTGGTTGGCCCGGAGATCAAGGTGGGAGACAAGGCCCCGAATTTTACGCTGACCGGCAATGACATGAAGCCGGTTACGCTGGCGGACACCACGGGCAAGGTGCGCATCATCGCCGTGGTGCCCTCGCTGGACACGCCGGTGTGCGACACCGAGACACGGCGCTTCAATGAGGAAGCAGCGAAGCTGCCGGGTGTCGAGATTCTCACCGTCAGCGTGGACCTGCCCATGGCGCAGAAGCGCTGGTGCGGCGCGGCGGGCGTGGATAAAGTCCGCACGCTCTCCGACTATCGCGACCGCAATTTCGGCACGGCCTACGGCGTGCTGATTCAGGAAATTCTGCTCGAAGCACGCACCGTATTCGTACTCGACAAGGACGATACGGTCCGTTATGTCGAATACGTGAAGGAAGTGAGCGAGCAGGTCAACTTCGACGCCGCGCTGGACGCCGCAAAGAAACTGGCCTCCTAA
- a CDS encoding DUF255 domain-containing protein, with protein sequence MLKSILRTKITLTLAILFAAASGNLLRAEEPGGIYWFNDIEKASETALKENKIMMVDFWADWCTACKVMDADVYPDPEVIAAINEHVVSVKIHFDMQQELARKYSIPALPFMLFTNSYGTKLFYHRGILEKENLIMVLKALPKDVAEINRLDRGLQEDNNSADGLVAMAVEMRQTGFYESSNDFYTRALKQNNLKKDAAKRETAMFAIGKNALELMDGKTAAATFEKCLKDFSKSANRATYLLGAGQGYALDEKKDKARKSLGAVVSEFPQSEFAAKAQELLKQL encoded by the coding sequence ATGCTGAAATCCATCCTGCGCACAAAAATTACACTGACGCTGGCCATCCTGTTTGCTGCTGCATCCGGCAACCTGCTGCGCGCCGAAGAGCCGGGCGGCATCTACTGGTTCAATGACATCGAGAAGGCCAGCGAGACCGCCCTCAAAGAGAACAAGATCATGATGGTGGATTTCTGGGCCGACTGGTGCACGGCCTGCAAAGTGATGGACGCCGACGTCTATCCCGACCCGGAAGTGATCGCAGCGATCAATGAGCATGTCGTTAGCGTGAAGATTCATTTCGACATGCAGCAGGAGTTGGCGCGTAAATACAGCATCCCCGCGCTGCCCTTTATGCTGTTCACCAACTCCTACGGCACCAAGCTGTTCTATCATCGCGGCATTCTGGAGAAAGAAAATCTCATCATGGTGCTGAAAGCTCTGCCCAAAGATGTGGCGGAGATCAACCGTCTCGATCGCGGTCTTCAGGAAGACAACAATAGCGCCGACGGCCTGGTGGCCATGGCCGTCGAGATGCGCCAGACCGGCTTCTATGAATCCAGCAACGACTTCTACACCCGCGCCCTCAAGCAGAATAATCTAAAGAAAGATGCCGCGAAGCGCGAAACCGCGATGTTCGCCATCGGCAAGAACGCTCTGGAATTAATGGACGGCAAGACCGCCGCCGCGACATTCGAGAAGTGCTTAAAGGATTTCTCCAAGAGCGCCAATCGCGCGACGTATCTGCTGGGCGCAGGCCAGGGCTACGCGCTGGACGAAAAGAAGGACAAAGCGAGGAAGAGCCTCGGCGCGGTGGTCTCCGAGTTTCCCCAAAGTGAATTCGCCGCCAAGGCGCAGGAGTTGCTGAAGCAGCTCTAG